Proteins from a single region of Sphingomonas sp.:
- a CDS encoding DUF1192 domain-containing protein, which translates to MDADENLPRRKDDAAAMLAKQDLDPFSVEELAERIELLEAEIARTKAKMQRAVNHRASADALFKR; encoded by the coding sequence ATGGACGCAGACGAAAATCTTCCGCGCCGCAAGGACGATGCCGCCGCCATGCTGGCGAAGCAGGATCTCGATCCCTTCTCGGTCGAGGAACTGGCCGAACGCATCGAATTGCTCGAAGCCGAGATCGCGCGAACAAAGGCAAAAATGCAACGCGCCGTTAACCATCGCGCAAGCGCTGACGCCCTATTCAAGCGATGA
- a CDS encoding long-chain fatty acid--CoA ligase, with product MSVFEHLGPEDIWRSAFRHPGRWDDVFPPLSMVDLFETSARAHPDAHLLDFLGRKYSYGETLDGANRVACGLKALGYGKGDRIGLFLPNVPHYVAAYYGILKLGATVVNFSPLYSVEELAAQVEDSGTRLLFTLSASALLPTALKVLEQSKLERLVVGSVAGALPGAKSLFYRLFKGKEVTPRPVDDRIQAFSQLIHNDGVCDTPAIDPEADLALIQYTGGTTGVPKGAMLTHQNLSANCRQVARLDPHLGEKADTILGILPFFHVFANTCVLNRTVLTGGEIVMLPRFNAKQALAALRRTQPRSLPGVPTMYQALLDAPGMKPSDFKSLQYCISGGAPLPAALKAHWEEVTGARVIEGYGLSESSGVVSTNPYEGLNKTGTIGQPLIATRVRLVDKEDPTRPPPEGEPGEIVVSGPQIMRGYWNRPDTDADTFVDGHWLRTGDVGTIDEDGFIRIVDRLKDMIAVGGFKVFPSQIEAVLYKHEAVKEALVIGLPDSYHGELPHAYVTLNDGAGITGAELCKWLNQQLGKHERVKEVVVRESLPKTMIGKLSRKDLLTEIAGEPRPA from the coding sequence ATGAGCGTATTTGAACATCTCGGGCCGGAAGATATCTGGCGCAGCGCGTTCCGCCATCCCGGCCGCTGGGACGATGTCTTCCCGCCGCTCTCGATGGTCGATCTGTTCGAGACCAGCGCCCGGGCGCACCCGGACGCGCACCTGCTCGATTTCCTCGGCCGCAAATACAGCTATGGCGAGACGCTCGACGGCGCCAACCGGGTCGCGTGCGGGCTGAAGGCTCTCGGCTATGGCAAGGGCGACCGGATCGGGCTCTTCCTTCCCAACGTCCCGCATTATGTCGCGGCCTATTACGGCATCCTCAAGCTCGGCGCGACGGTGGTCAATTTCTCGCCGCTCTACTCGGTCGAGGAACTGGCGGCGCAGGTCGAGGACAGCGGTACACGGCTGCTGTTCACGCTTTCGGCCAGCGCATTGCTGCCGACCGCGCTCAAGGTGCTCGAGCAAAGCAAGCTCGAACGGCTGGTGGTGGGATCGGTGGCAGGAGCGCTGCCCGGCGCGAAGTCACTGTTCTACCGGCTGTTCAAGGGCAAGGAAGTCACCCCGCGGCCCGTCGATGATCGTATCCAGGCCTTTTCGCAGCTCATCCACAATGACGGCGTGTGCGACACCCCGGCGATCGATCCCGAGGCCGATCTCGCGCTGATCCAATATACCGGCGGCACCACCGGCGTGCCCAAGGGCGCGATGCTCACCCATCAGAACCTGTCGGCCAATTGCCGCCAGGTCGCGCGGCTCGATCCGCACCTGGGCGAGAAGGCCGATACGATCCTCGGCATCCTCCCCTTCTTCCATGTCTTCGCCAACACCTGCGTGCTCAACCGCACCGTGCTGACAGGCGGCGAGATCGTGATGCTGCCGCGCTTCAACGCCAAGCAGGCGCTGGCGGCGCTGCGCCGCACCCAACCGCGCTCGCTGCCCGGCGTGCCGACCATGTACCAGGCTCTGCTCGACGCGCCGGGGATGAAGCCGAGCGACTTCAAGAGCCTGCAATATTGCATCTCGGGCGGCGCGCCCCTGCCGGCGGCGCTCAAGGCGCATTGGGAGGAAGTGACCGGTGCGCGGGTGATCGAGGGCTATGGGCTTTCGGAAAGCTCGGGCGTGGTCTCGACCAATCCCTATGAGGGCCTCAACAAGACCGGCACGATCGGCCAGCCGCTGATCGCCACCCGCGTCCGCCTCGTCGACAAGGAGGACCCGACCCGGCCACCGCCCGAGGGCGAGCCCGGCGAGATCGTCGTCTCGGGCCCGCAGATCATGCGTGGTTACTGGAACCGGCCCGATACCGACGCCGACACCTTCGTCGACGGGCATTGGCTGCGCACCGGCGATGTCGGGACGATCGACGAGGACGGGTTCATCCGCATCGTCGACCGGTTGAAGGACATGATCGCGGTCGGCGGTTTCAAGGTCTTCCCGAGCCAGATCGAGGCGGTGCTCTACAAGCATGAAGCGGTGAAGGAAGCGCTGGTGATCGGGCTGCCCGATTCCTATCATGGCGAGCTGCCGCATGCCTATGTGACGCTCAACGACGGCGCCGGGATCACTGGCGCGGAGCTGTGCAAATGGCTCAACCAGCAGCTCGGCAAGCATGAACGCGTCAAGGAAGTCGTGGTCCGCGAAAGCCTGCCCAAGACGATGATCGGGAAATTGAGCCGCAAGGATCTGCTGACGGAGATCGCTGGGGAACCGCGCCCCGCTTAA
- a CDS encoding diguanylate cyclase: MLLACIGFAALAVPAQAQRAVTGRPLQVCVLPDTGGMNPAVLIQYPERFDCMTEQHRFGPGNFWVITNDINQRSRSGEPLNARIASLWQDRLSLHVLYSDGRMTTSTTDARGVTPLIQLGALVEYPLPQLNAKVVRLMWHVEGSANVRGVVLGARLSTGAQSERTNLTMAAMYAAFAGLCIALIIYNLALWGALRHRFQLYYCAMVACLLAYTFSSSGTLAWTFPDIANNERLRINYLLLGMVGASALIFARSFFEDRVFVGFLGRYTAAVATAMAGVGVLFYLSAPFSVRTADAAFSIVFLGLATVVGPTLWQAWRKRSNYLWLFAVGWGAPILMSVGRVLANFHVIPWNFWLDNSTILSMVVEALMSSLAIAYRIKLLRDERDWAIANEVMARRLADTDPLTGLLNRRAFLDQAIGRTGEQQLLIADLDHFKGVNETLGHDGGDEVLRLFARLLRTHVPTGALVARLGGEEFAILSSAAEPVEPEALLARLRATRMPFDLLVTASIGGCRGPLTSDVEWKALYRGADAALFEAKSAGRDRARNTIRAAA, from the coding sequence GTGTTGCTCGCGTGCATCGGCTTTGCGGCGCTTGCCGTGCCGGCACAGGCGCAGCGCGCCGTCACCGGGCGGCCGCTTCAGGTCTGTGTGCTGCCCGATACCGGCGGAATGAACCCGGCAGTGCTGATCCAGTATCCCGAACGCTTCGACTGCATGACCGAGCAGCACAGGTTCGGCCCCGGCAATTTCTGGGTGATCACCAACGACATCAACCAGCGCTCGCGCTCGGGTGAGCCGCTCAATGCCCGCATCGCCAGCCTGTGGCAGGACAGGCTGTCGCTGCATGTCCTGTATTCCGACGGCCGGATGACAACCTCCACCACCGACGCGCGCGGGGTGACGCCGCTGATCCAGCTCGGCGCATTGGTCGAATATCCGCTGCCGCAGCTGAACGCGAAGGTCGTCCGGCTGATGTGGCATGTCGAGGGATCGGCGAATGTGCGCGGCGTCGTGCTCGGGGCGAGGCTTTCGACCGGCGCGCAGAGCGAGCGCACCAATCTGACGATGGCGGCGATGTACGCCGCCTTCGCCGGACTGTGCATCGCGTTGATCATCTACAATCTCGCTTTGTGGGGTGCGCTGCGTCACCGCTTCCAGCTTTATTATTGCGCGATGGTGGCGTGCCTGCTCGCCTACACCTTCTCGTCCTCGGGCACCCTCGCCTGGACTTTCCCGGATATCGCCAACAACGAACGGCTGCGGATCAATTATCTGCTGCTCGGCATGGTCGGGGCATCCGCGCTGATCTTCGCCCGCAGCTTCTTCGAAGATCGCGTCTTCGTGGGGTTCCTCGGGCGCTATACGGCCGCGGTCGCCACCGCGATGGCCGGGGTCGGCGTGCTGTTCTACCTGTCCGCACCCTTCTCCGTACGAACCGCGGACGCCGCCTTCTCGATCGTGTTCCTGGGACTGGCCACCGTGGTCGGACCGACCTTGTGGCAGGCGTGGCGCAAGCGGAGCAACTATCTGTGGCTGTTCGCGGTCGGCTGGGGTGCGCCGATCCTGATGTCGGTCGGGCGCGTGCTCGCCAATTTCCATGTCATCCCATGGAATTTCTGGCTCGATAATTCGACGATCCTGTCGATGGTGGTCGAGGCGCTGATGTCGAGCCTCGCCATTGCCTATCGGATCAAGCTGCTGCGCGACGAGCGCGACTGGGCGATCGCCAACGAGGTGATGGCGCGCCGCCTGGCCGATACCGATCCGCTGACGGGACTGCTCAACCGCCGCGCGTTCCTCGATCAGGCGATCGGGCGGACCGGAGAGCAACAATTGCTGATCGCCGACCTGGATCACTTCAAGGGCGTCAACGAAACGCTGGGCCATGACGGCGGCGATGAAGTGCTGCGGCTGTTCGCGCGGTTGCTGCGCACGCACGTGCCCACCGGCGCCCTGGTGGCGCGGTTGGGTGGCGAGGAATTCGCGATCCTCTCCTCGGCCGCCGAACCCGTCGAGCCCGAAGCGCTGCTCGCCAGGCTGCGGGCGACGCGGATGCCGTTCGACCTGCTCGTCACCGCCAGCATCGGCGGGTGCCGCGGGCCGCTGACCAGCGATGTCGAGTGGAAGGCGCTCTATCGCGGCGCCGACGCCGCGCTGTTCGAAGCGAAATCGGCCGGGCGCGACCGCGCCCGCAACACGATCCGCGCCGCCGCCTGA
- the clpA gene encoding ATP-dependent Clp protease ATP-binding subunit ClpA yields MPSFASALESTLHKALEAASSRRHEYATLEHLLLALVDDEHASKVMSACGVELDDLRGTVAHYLDTELEALKVDAATDPSPTSGFQRVVQRAILHVQSSGRDEVTGANVLVALFSERESYAVYFLQQQDMSRLDAVSFISHGVGKGAGASETTTPKGAEEEKTATKSESKSGKNESALKQFTVDLNEKAKAGKVDPLIGRGPEVDRTVQILCRRSKNNPLYVGDPGVGKTAIAEGLARKIVEGEVPEVLKEAVIYSLDMGALLAGTRYRGDFEERLKQVVTELEKLPHAVLFIDEIHTVIGAGATSGGAMDASNLLKPALSGGSIRCIGSTTYKEFRNHFEKDRALLRRFQKIDVNEPTVEDTIKILSGLRTAFEEHHAVKYTPDAIKSAVELSARYINDRKLPDKAIDVIDEVGAMQMLVPPSKRKKTITAKEIEAVIATMARIPPKTVSSDDTKVLANIEQDLKRVVFGQDKAIEVLSSAIKLSRAGLRDPEKPIGNYLFSGPTGVGKTEVAKQLAELLGIPLQRFDMSEYMERHSVSRLIGAPPGYVGFDQGGLLTDAVDQQPHCVLLLDEIEKAHPDLFNILLQVMDNGRLTDQHGKSVDFRNVILIMTTNAGASDMTRESIGFGEISRDDVQEEAVKKLFTPEFRNRLDAIVPFDYLPTSVVARVVDKFILQLELQLADRNVHIQLDDESKAWLTERGYDKLYGARPMGRLIQEKIKQPLAEELLFGKLVHGGEVNVKLKDGALVFETTPAAPKPKGKGGKKAATAKAK; encoded by the coding sequence ATGCCTAGTTTCGCCTCCGCGCTCGAATCCACCCTGCACAAGGCGCTCGAAGCCGCCAGCTCGCGCCGCCACGAATATGCGACGCTCGAGCATCTGCTGCTGGCGCTGGTCGATGACGAGCATGCCAGCAAGGTGATGAGCGCGTGCGGGGTCGAGCTCGACGATCTGCGCGGCACCGTCGCCCATTATCTCGATACCGAGCTCGAGGCGCTGAAGGTCGATGCCGCCACCGATCCCTCGCCGACCAGCGGCTTCCAGCGCGTCGTCCAGCGCGCGATCCTCCATGTCCAGTCCTCGGGGCGCGATGAAGTGACCGGCGCCAATGTGCTGGTCGCCTTGTTCAGCGAACGCGAGAGCTATGCGGTCTATTTCCTCCAGCAGCAGGATATGAGCCGCCTCGACGCGGTCAGCTTCATTTCGCACGGCGTCGGCAAGGGCGCCGGCGCGAGCGAGACCACGACGCCGAAGGGCGCCGAGGAAGAGAAGACCGCGACCAAGTCCGAGAGCAAGAGCGGCAAGAATGAGAGCGCGCTCAAGCAGTTCACCGTCGATCTCAACGAGAAGGCCAAGGCCGGCAAGGTCGATCCGCTGATCGGGCGCGGGCCCGAGGTCGACCGAACTGTCCAGATCCTGTGCCGCCGTTCGAAGAACAACCCGCTCTATGTCGGCGATCCCGGCGTCGGCAAGACCGCGATCGCCGAGGGGCTGGCGCGCAAGATCGTCGAAGGCGAAGTGCCCGAGGTGCTCAAGGAAGCCGTGATCTATTCGCTCGACATGGGCGCGCTGCTCGCCGGCACGCGCTATCGCGGCGATTTCGAGGAGCGGCTCAAGCAGGTCGTCACCGAGCTTGAGAAGCTTCCCCACGCGGTGCTGTTCATCGACGAGATCCACACCGTGATCGGCGCGGGCGCGACCAGCGGCGGGGCCATGGACGCGTCGAACCTGCTCAAGCCGGCGCTGTCCGGCGGCAGCATCCGCTGCATCGGATCGACCACCTACAAGGAATTCCGCAATCACTTCGAGAAGGACCGCGCGCTGCTGCGGCGCTTCCAGAAGATCGACGTCAACGAGCCGACGGTCGAGGATACGATCAAGATCCTGAGCGGCCTGCGGACGGCGTTCGAGGAGCATCACGCGGTCAAGTACACGCCCGACGCGATCAAGTCGGCAGTGGAGCTGAGCGCGCGCTACATCAACGACCGCAAGCTGCCCGACAAGGCGATCGACGTGATCGACGAGGTCGGTGCGATGCAGATGCTGGTGCCGCCGTCGAAGCGCAAGAAGACGATCACCGCCAAGGAGATCGAGGCCGTCATCGCGACGATGGCGCGCATCCCGCCAAAGACCGTGTCGAGCGACGATACCAAGGTGCTCGCCAATATCGAGCAGGACCTGAAGCGCGTCGTGTTCGGACAGGACAAGGCGATCGAAGTTCTGTCTTCGGCGATCAAGCTCAGCCGCGCGGGCCTGCGCGACCCCGAGAAGCCGATCGGCAATTATCTGTTCTCGGGCCCGACCGGCGTCGGCAAGACCGAAGTGGCGAAGCAGCTGGCCGAATTGCTCGGCATCCCGCTCCAGCGCTTTGACATGTCCGAATATATGGAGCGCCATTCGGTCAGCCGGCTGATCGGTGCGCCTCCCGGCTATGTCGGCTTCGATCAGGGCGGGCTTTTGACGGACGCGGTCGATCAGCAGCCGCATTGCGTGCTGCTGCTCGACGAGATCGAGAAGGCGCATCCAGACCTGTTCAACATCCTCTTGCAGGTGATGGACAATGGCCGCCTCACCGATCAGCACGGCAAGTCGGTCGATTTCCGCAACGTCATCCTGATCATGACGACCAATGCCGGCGCGAGCGACATGACCCGCGAATCGATCGGTTTCGGCGAGATCAGCCGCGACGACGTGCAGGAGGAAGCGGTGAAGAAGCTCTTCACCCCCGAATTCCGCAACCGCCTCGATGCGATCGTGCCGTTCGACTATTTGCCGACCAGCGTCGTCGCGCGGGTCGTGGACAAGTTCATCCTCCAGCTCGAGCTGCAGCTGGCGGACCGCAACGTCCATATCCAGCTCGACGACGAGTCCAAGGCCTGGCTCACCGAGCGCGGCTACGACAAGCTCTATGGCGCGCGCCCGATGGGCCGGCTGATCCAGGAGAAGATCAAGCAGCCGCTCGCCGAGGAGCTGCTGTTCGGCAAGCTGGTCCATGGCGGCGAGGTCAATGTGAAGCTCAAGGACGGCGCGCTGGTGTTCGAAACCACCCCCGCCGCGCCCAAGCCGAAGGGCAAGGGCGGCAAGAAGGCGGCGACCGCCAAGGCCAAGTAA
- a CDS encoding NAD-dependent succinate-semialdehyde dehydrogenase yields the protein MFTSINPATGETVGTYEELDQDGIEQALVRASAAFRAWRNSAVEQRIALLNAIADQWEANKQHLAEMAVREMGKPIGGAIAEVEKCILGFRHYAEHGPCYLEPTTVATPGGGHADARWLPMGPVLAVMPWNFPYWQVVRFMAPTIMAGNVGLLKHASSVQGCAALIQQLANAAGAPDGVFQNLPIKSDHVSGIIADKRVVAVTLTGSEGAGAKVAQAAGRALKKVVLELGGSDPLIVMPSADLDAAAKTAVTGRIQNAGQSCICSKRMIVHADVYDAFMERFTAGMKAVRVGDPMDKANAMGPLSSVQQRDTVLEQVARAQSEGATLLFGGEKIEREGAWMTPGVLTDIDPESDVAKEEIFGPVAAVYKVKDIDEAIALANDVPYGLGSSVWTQDDSEIERFARDIESGMTAVNSLLASTPAAPFGGVKLSGHGRELGPWGMHEFMNLKAVMFAKP from the coding sequence ATGTTCACCAGCATCAATCCCGCGACCGGCGAAACCGTCGGCACCTATGAGGAGCTGGATCAGGACGGGATCGAGCAGGCGCTGGTCCGCGCCTCGGCGGCGTTCAGGGCGTGGCGCAACTCGGCGGTCGAGCAGCGAATAGCGTTGCTCAACGCGATTGCCGACCAGTGGGAGGCCAACAAGCAGCATCTCGCGGAGATGGCGGTCCGGGAAATGGGCAAGCCGATTGGCGGGGCCATCGCCGAGGTCGAGAAATGCATCCTCGGCTTTCGCCACTATGCCGAGCATGGCCCGTGCTATCTGGAGCCCACCACGGTGGCGACCCCGGGCGGCGGGCACGCCGATGCCCGCTGGCTGCCGATGGGTCCGGTGCTGGCGGTGATGCCCTGGAACTTCCCCTATTGGCAGGTGGTGCGCTTCATGGCGCCGACGATCATGGCCGGGAATGTCGGGCTTCTGAAGCACGCCTCCAGCGTTCAGGGCTGCGCGGCCTTGATCCAGCAACTGGCGAATGCCGCGGGCGCCCCCGATGGCGTCTTCCAGAATCTGCCGATCAAGTCCGATCATGTGTCGGGCATCATCGCCGACAAGCGTGTGGTCGCCGTGACGCTGACAGGCAGCGAAGGCGCCGGCGCCAAGGTGGCGCAGGCGGCGGGGCGCGCGCTCAAGAAGGTGGTGCTCGAACTGGGCGGTTCGGACCCGTTGATCGTCATGCCCTCCGCCGATCTCGACGCCGCGGCGAAGACCGCGGTGACCGGGCGCATCCAGAATGCCGGGCAGAGCTGCATCTGCTCGAAGCGGATGATCGTCCATGCAGACGTCTACGATGCCTTCATGGAGCGCTTCACCGCCGGCATGAAGGCGGTGCGGGTCGGCGACCCGATGGACAAGGCCAATGCCATGGGCCCGCTCTCCAGCGTCCAGCAGCGCGATACCGTGCTGGAGCAGGTCGCCCGCGCCCAGTCCGAAGGCGCCACCTTGCTGTTCGGCGGCGAGAAGATCGAGCGCGAAGGCGCGTGGATGACGCCCGGCGTGCTGACCGATATCGATCCCGAAAGCGACGTCGCCAAGGAGGAAATCTTCGGTCCGGTGGCGGCGGTCTACAAGGTCAAGGATATCGACGAGGCGATCGCGCTCGCCAACGACGTGCCCTACGGCCTCGGCTCGTCAGTCTGGACGCAGGACGATTCCGAGATCGAGCGCTTCGCTCGCGACATCGAATCCGGCATGACCGCGGTCAATTCGCTGCTCGCCTCCACCCCCGCCGCGCCGTTCGGTGGTGTCAAACTGTCGGGCCATGGCCGCGAGCTGGGGCCATGGGGGATGCACGAATTCATGAACCTCAAGGCGGTGATGTTCGCCAAGCCCTGA
- a CDS encoding methyltransferase domain-containing protein: protein MRLSLVNLRHRFSRAARARQRADQAFDRRWGTDTSGGIAVRELGFPEALVDECRRYDPSDEAMLRDPVAMLDIDPAQFDFVDYGAGKGRMVMLAAEMGFRTVTGVELSERLCETARKNFERFASRNPGLPHARLFEGDAASFVPDGPAILAYLYNPFGANVMTAVRTRLEEALRAGTRQVVVIYANAEHGSLFAEAPGWRCAPNPRGVSSFVAEAADFSRHPPAT from the coding sequence GTGCGCCTCTCGCTGGTCAACCTCCGGCACCGCTTTTCCCGTGCCGCGCGTGCGCGCCAGCGCGCCGATCAGGCCTTTGATCGCCGCTGGGGCACCGATACCAGCGGTGGGATCGCCGTGCGCGAGCTCGGCTTTCCAGAGGCGCTGGTGGACGAGTGCCGCCGCTACGACCCCAGCGACGAAGCGATGTTACGGGACCCGGTCGCGATGCTAGACATCGATCCGGCGCAGTTCGACTTTGTCGATTATGGCGCGGGGAAAGGGCGAATGGTGATGCTGGCGGCCGAAATGGGTTTCCGCACCGTCACGGGAGTCGAACTATCGGAGCGCCTCTGCGAGACTGCCCGGAAGAACTTCGAGCGCTTCGCATCGCGGAATCCCGGCCTGCCGCATGCCCGGCTGTTCGAAGGCGATGCCGCTTCGTTCGTGCCCGACGGCCCCGCGATCCTCGCTTATCTCTACAATCCCTTTGGCGCGAACGTCATGACCGCGGTGCGAACGCGTCTCGAAGAGGCGTTGCGTGCAGGAACCAGGCAAGTGGTGGTCATCTACGCCAATGCCGAGCATGGCTCGCTGTTCGCCGAGGCGCCGGGCTGGCGGTGTGCCCCGAACCCACGCGGCGTATCGAGCTTCGTCGCCGAGGCGGCAGATTTCTCCCGACACCCGCCTGCCACCTAG
- a CDS encoding OmpA family protein, whose product MRRASGIAAALALAACNAAPSQDPVSAPAVNQAEPRPAPAAPQGTTGNAIGQTSALTGATSPLTGAVTDFRVTVTDTATVVELATDTLFDFDKADLTPAAEPNLARTAELIRKGKQGTIAITGHTDAKGDDSYNQKLSERRAEAVAAWLRKQDSLKGWTFTTTGKGETAPIAPNTQSDGSDDPQGRAKNRRVEVTIPKG is encoded by the coding sequence GTGAGGCGCGCGTCCGGCATCGCTGCCGCGCTCGCGCTCGCCGCATGCAATGCGGCTCCCAGCCAGGACCCGGTTTCGGCGCCGGCGGTGAACCAGGCCGAGCCGCGGCCGGCGCCCGCCGCACCGCAGGGAACGACCGGCAACGCCATCGGCCAGACCAGCGCTCTTACCGGCGCCACCAGTCCGCTGACGGGCGCGGTCACCGATTTCCGCGTGACCGTGACCGACACGGCAACGGTGGTCGAGCTCGCCACCGATACGCTGTTCGATTTCGACAAGGCCGATCTGACGCCGGCGGCGGAGCCCAATCTCGCGCGCACCGCCGAGCTGATCCGCAAGGGCAAGCAAGGCACGATCGCGATCACCGGCCATACCGACGCCAAGGGGGACGATTCCTATAACCAGAAGCTCTCCGAGCGCCGTGCCGAGGCGGTGGCGGCATGGCTGCGCAAGCAGGACAGTCTGAAGGGCTGGACCTTCACCACCACGGGCAAAGGCGAGACCGCGCCGATCGCGCCCAATACCCAGTCCGACGGCAGCGATGATCCCCAGGGCCGGGCGAAGAACCGCCGCGTCGAGGTGACGATTCCCAAGGGCTGA
- a CDS encoding DUF418 domain-containing protein produces MAEERLQLVDVLRGFALMALFLVHMLESYELYWAAPQPGIADTIFLLFMGKSFSLLALCFGFSFFVLMDRAARRGEDFSGRFAWRLAVLLVIGFFHALVYRGDIIQLLAGLGFVLLLAHRIRSNRVLIALAAFCFAGPILILQIVAASSGAAWANQPPHFFSDSAMPIYLNGTLAETLKANLWEGQLPKWWFMLESGRLVQIIGLYLVGMVLGRIGFFARAGDYVRARWIAFAIAAAVALALHFERDALTGWFAAQGHGEAAGRWFGLLLGSWFELAGTTLWALILIALWQGPLRALIAPFAGVGRLTLTLYIAQSLVFVPIFYGFGLGLWDDWSQPTRLWVGLAAIFAQLVLAAIWLRHFHYGPVEWGWRALTYLRRDIPFRH; encoded by the coding sequence ATGGCTGAAGAACGGCTGCAACTGGTCGATGTGCTGCGCGGCTTCGCGCTGATGGCGCTGTTCCTCGTCCATATGCTGGAGAGCTACGAGCTGTATTGGGCCGCCCCGCAACCGGGGATCGCCGACACGATATTTCTGCTGTTCATGGGCAAGAGCTTCTCGCTGCTGGCCTTGTGTTTCGGCTTCAGCTTCTTCGTGCTGATGGATCGCGCGGCGCGGCGCGGCGAGGATTTCTCCGGGCGTTTCGCGTGGCGGCTGGCGGTCCTGCTGGTGATCGGTTTCTTCCATGCGCTGGTCTATCGCGGCGACATCATCCAGTTGCTCGCCGGGCTCGGCTTCGTGCTGTTGCTCGCGCACCGGATACGGTCGAACCGCGTGCTGATCGCGCTCGCCGCCTTCTGCTTCGCCGGGCCGATCCTGATCCTCCAGATCGTCGCCGCTTCCTCCGGCGCGGCATGGGCGAATCAGCCGCCGCATTTCTTCAGCGATTCCGCAATGCCCATCTATCTCAACGGCACGCTGGCCGAGACGCTCAAGGCCAATTTGTGGGAAGGCCAGCTCCCCAAATGGTGGTTCATGCTCGAAAGCGGGCGGCTGGTGCAGATCATCGGCCTGTACCTGGTCGGCATGGTGCTTGGCCGGATCGGCTTCTTCGCGCGGGCGGGGGACTATGTGCGCGCGCGCTGGATAGCTTTCGCGATTGCCGCCGCCGTTGCGCTCGCGCTGCATTTCGAGCGCGATGCGTTGACCGGCTGGTTCGCCGCGCAAGGGCATGGCGAAGCTGCGGGGCGCTGGTTCGGGCTGTTGCTGGGAAGCTGGTTCGAGTTGGCGGGGACCACGCTCTGGGCGCTGATCCTGATCGCTTTGTGGCAGGGGCCGCTGCGCGCATTGATCGCGCCCTTCGCCGGCGTCGGGCGGCTGACGCTGACGCTCTATATCGCGCAGAGCCTGGTGTTCGTGCCGATCTTCTATGGTTTCGGCCTCGGCCTGTGGGACGATTGGAGTCAGCCGACGCGCCTGTGGGTTGGCCTTGCCGCGATCTTCGCACAGCTGGTGCTGGCGGCGATCTGGCTACGGCATTTCCACTATGGCCCGGTCGAATGGGGATGGCGCGCGCTGACCTATCTGCGCCGCGACATCCCCTTCCGCCACTAA
- a CDS encoding exodeoxyribonuclease VII small subunit, translated as MAEEADIAALSFEEALKELERIVGRLESGEAQLQEAIDLYERGDRLRSQCAARLDAAQARIEAIRTDSEGRAAGTTPFAAN; from the coding sequence ATGGCAGAAGAAGCGGACATCGCGGCACTTTCATTCGAGGAAGCGCTCAAGGAACTCGAGCGGATCGTTGGCCGCCTCGAAAGCGGCGAGGCGCAGCTGCAGGAAGCGATCGACCTGTACGAGCGCGGCGACCGGCTGCGCAGCCAGTGCGCGGCGCGGCTCGATGCGGCGCAGGCGCGGATCGAGGCGATCCGCACCGATAGCGAAGGCCGGGCGGCCGGCACCACCCCCTTCGCCGCGAACTGA